One stretch of Chroococcidiopsis sp. CCMEE 29 DNA includes these proteins:
- a CDS encoding IS1-like element transposase, producing the protein MIIQVLHCPNCHGTDIVKHGKSPEGKQRYKCRETACDGRTFILDYAYPGQSRQVKQQIVDMALNGSGVRDTARVLHVSPSTVIRELKKRTYTPASQSSGVKATESRAS; encoded by the coding sequence ATGATTATACAAGTATTACACTGTCCTAATTGTCATGGTACAGATATTGTAAAACATGGCAAGTCTCCAGAAGGAAAGCAGCGGTATAAATGCCGGGAGACTGCCTGCGATGGTCGGACATTTATCTTAGATTATGCTTATCCAGGTCAATCTCGTCAAGTGAAACAGCAGATTGTGGATATGGCACTAAATGGTAGTGGAGTTCGGGATACAGCTCGGGTTTTACACGTTAGCCCCAGTACTGTGATTCGAGAATTAAAAAAAAGAACATACACTCCAGCAAGTCAATCTTCAGGCGTTAAAGCAACTGAATCCAGAGCTTCTTGA